The Methylocystis echinoides DNA window AACAGCGGCGCGGCGATGCTGGCGCGTAACCTCATCTACACGGCGGTCACGCGCGGCAGCGCCTTGCGACGGGCAGCGCCGCGCCCTCGCCATCCCCGTGCGGACACACGGGCGGAAGCGGCGGTGGACGAAGTTGAGGGAGTGGCTCGCGGCGACATGAAGACGCAGGGCGAAGGCGAGTGGCTGCCTGCGCGGTTCCTGGTCTGCGTCCTTGGGGGCGCCTAGATGATCAAAGCCAAAACCCAGACTGATGTGCTGGAATTGGAAGACGAGAGTCGGAGTGGAGTTAAATCTTGGATAAGAGCGTCATCATCGTTTGCCCCCAATGCGGCAGCTTGAACAAGGCGCCGGACTCCAAGCTTCATTCTGGCAATCTACCCAACTGCGGTCGGTGCCACGCGCCGCTATTCGACGGTCACCCGGCCGACCTCGGGAGCGCGGAGGACTTCGATCGAATGATCGGCAAGACGGAGCTTCCGGTTCTGGTCGACTTCTGGGCTGGATGGTGCGGGCCGTGCCGCGCAATGGCCCCGGAATTCGAGGCCGCCGCGCGCGACCTTGAGCCGACGGCGCGCCTCGCCAAGCTCGACACCGAACGCGTGCCCGAGATCGCCGCCCGCTTCGGCATCCAAAGCATTCCGACGATGATCCTCTTTTCGCGCGGACGCGAGATCGATAGACGAAGCGGGGCCCTTGGCCGCAGCGCGATCATCGCGTTCGCACGAAGCGCAAGCTGACCGAGGCGTGCCGGTCCGGCACCGGGAAATGGAGAGCGCTCACGCGTTCTCCGCGCCGGAGTATGCCGCGGTTCCCACATCGAATTTCAGGAAGCGGTCGAACAGCGGCGATTTCCGATAGAGATGCATTTCGACCAATTCATACGTTTGGGCTTTTCCGCGCTGCGTTCAAGTAGACCGAACCAGAACAGTGGCCGCAGGACGTGGGCCTCGAAGACCAGCGAGCCGCGGTCCCAAATCCCCGGCTCGACGACTTCCACCGTCGGGACCGCGCAAAGCCGCGAAAGCCGTCCGGGCGTCTGCCAATCCCATGCGGCGACAGCAAGCGACCACAGAACGATGCCGATGTCCCCTTGCGGCCAAGAGCCGAGCAGGCCGTGCCCGAAGTAGGACAAATCAGCAGACCATGATCGACGCGCCAATTGTGTGCCAAGGCGCGTATTGGCCTTTTCGTTCGAAAATTTCCGTTTAGTATCCGCTGGCTTTGGCTTGCTGGAGATGAAGGTTCTCCTGCGATTATGTTTCCTTGCGGGCACGGATGGAGGCGCTTTTGGCGTTCCGATTTGTTCATAGCGCGGACATACATCTGGACTCGCCGCTCAGGTCGCTCGCGCTTCTTAATCCAGAACTGGGGGGCTTAATCGGCGGGGCGACACGGCAAGCCTTTCAGAACATCGTCGATCTGTGCGTCGAAGAGAGAGTGGACGCCCTCATTCTCGCCGGCGACCTTTACGATGGCGATCAGACATCCATGAAGACGGCTCGCTTCTTCGCTGGCCAACTCGATCGCCTCGATAAGGCTGGCATCAAGGCGTTCGTCGTTCGAGGCAACCACGACGCCGAATCAAAAATCTCAGCCGAGTTGACCTATCCTGAGAGCGCCAAGCTTTTCAGCGGACGGGCGGACTACGTCGAGTTGCCTGACGTTTGCGGGGGAACGAATGTCGCGATCCACGGCATCAGTTTTGGCAAACCTCATGCTCCGGAAAGCTTGCTGCCAAAATTTAA harbors:
- the trxC gene encoding thioredoxin TrxC, encoding MDKSVIIVCPQCGSLNKAPDSKLHSGNLPNCGRCHAPLFDGHPADLGSAEDFDRMIGKTELPVLVDFWAGWCGPCRAMAPEFEAAARDLEPTARLAKLDTERVPEIAARFGIQSIPTMILFSRGREIDRRSGALGRSAIIAFARSAS